A window from Mya arenaria isolate MELC-2E11 chromosome 9, ASM2691426v1 encodes these proteins:
- the LOC128203788 gene encoding ATPase family AAA domain-containing protein 3-A-like isoform X2, which produces MSWLFGYNNAPSGGQIPPGMIPPGPPGGGGDGGDKDKGKSRSDAYSFDSAALERAAKAAQTLERSPHAKDALQLSKAQELTLQLEHQAKIKETEAHIEQLKMEQARVMQEEKRKTLQEETKQNQQRSQYQDQLARKRYEDQLAQQARLNEENLKKQEESIQKQEQMKRSTMDYQAELNHKNDMKRIEAELRGKAQVERENADLIREKIRLKAQENRQTRLESIKTAGAVLGEGFRALISDWDKVTATVAGLTMAAAGIYGSKYGIGVAARYTEARLGKPSLVRETSRITVLETLKHPIQIGKKLFKKNEEVLTGIILKPTLEERLRDIAIATRHTKKNSGFYRNLLMYGPPGTGKTMFAKNLARHSGMDYAIMTGGDVAPMGKEGVSAMHKVFDWAQTSRKGVLLFVDEADAFLRKRNRELISEDMRATLNAFLYRTGEQSNKFMLVLASNTPEQFDWAINDRLDEMVEFILPDREERQRLVRHYFDKYVLQPAFEGKGRMKIAEFDYDLKCTEIADRIEGLSGREISKLGVAWQASAYASETGILTEEMIDEKVNDSLIAHSKKVVWQEDQTLYSYDTVNQTHNMSKKGASMAIPKSGSSAPETAT; this is translated from the exons CCCGGGGATGATTCCCCCTGGACCACCAGGCGGCGGAGGAGACGGAGGGGATAAAGACAAGGGAAAATCGAGATCGGATGCCTACAGTTTTGATTCTGCAGCTTTGGAGAGGGCAGCAAAAGCTGCGCAAACATTGGAAAGATCAC CTCATGCAAAAGATGCACTTCAACTTTCAAAGGCGCAGGAGCTCACATTGCAGCTTGAACACCAAGCCAAAATCAAG GAAACGGAGGCTCATATTGAACAGTTGAAAATGGAGCAGGCTCGGGTGATGCAGGAGGAGAAACGGAAGACGCTTCAGGAAGAGACGAAACAAAACCAGCAACGGTCACAGTACCAGGACCAGCTGGCGAGAAAACGATATGAGGATCAACTAGCTCAACAG GCCCGATTGAATGAAGAAAACTTGAAAAAACAAGAAGAGTCCATACAGAAACAAGAACAAATGAAAAGAT cAACTATGGACTACCAAGCAGAATTGAATCACAAAAATGACATGAAGCGTATAGAGGCCGAGTTGCGAGGCAAGGCGCAGGTTGAACGAGAAAATGCTGACCTCATCAGAGAGAAGATTAGGCTTAAAGCGCAGGAGAATAGACAGACCAGACTGGAATCAATCAA GACAGCCGGAGCTGTGTTGGGTGAAGGTTTTAGAGCTCTTATCTCTGACTGGGACAAGGTTACCGCCACT GTTGCTGGTCTAACAATGGCGGCTGCGGGTATTTATGGATCAAAATATGGTATTGGTGTGGCTGCAAGGTATACCGAGGCAAGATTGGGAAAACCATCACTGGTACGAGAAACATCGAGAATTACTGTGCTAGAAACATTGAAGCACCCCATACAG ATAGGAAAGAAACTTTTTAAGAAGAATGAAGAGGTGTTAACGGGAATTATTCTTAAA CCTACCTTAGAAGAGCGTCTTAGAGATATCGCCATAGCAACTAGACACACAAAGAAGAACAGTGGTTTCTATAGAAATCTGCTTATGTACGGTCCCCCTGGAACTGGTAAAACTATGTTTGCAAAG AACTTAGCTCGTCACTCTGGTATGGACTATGCCATTATGACCGGTGGTGATGTCGCCCCAATGGGTAAAGAAGGAGTTAGCGCCATGCATAAAGTCTTTGACTGGGCACAGACAAGCAGGAAAGG AGTGTTGCTGTTTGTTGATGAAGCTGATGCCTTTCTCCGAAAAAGAAACCGG GAGCTGATTAGTGAGGACATGAGGGCCACATTGAATGCCTTCCTGTACAGAACTGGGGAACAATCAAATAA ATTCATGCTGGTCCTTGCCAGTAACACGCCGGAGCAGTTTGACTGGGCAATCAATGACCGTCTGGATGAGATGGTAGAGTTCATCTTGCCGGATCGAGAAGAGAGGCAGCGTCTTGTCAGACACTACTTTGATAAATATGTTCTGCAGCCAGCATTTGAAGGCAAAGG CCGTATGAAGATCGCAGAATTTGATTATGACTTGAAATGTACGGAAATTGCGGATCGTATAGAAGGCCTGTCAGGGAGAGAGATCTCAAAACTGGGTGTGGCGTGGCAG GCATCAGCCTATGCTTCGGAGACGGGCATTCTCACAGAGGAGATGATTGACGAGAAGGTGAATGATTCCCTCATAGCTCATTCCAAGAAGGTGGTCTGGCAGGAGGACCAAACCTTGTACTCCTATGACACAGTGAATCAAACCCACAACATGTCCAAGAAAGGGGCTTCAATGGCCATACCAAAATCAGGGTCATCAGCTCCCGAGACCGCAACTTGA
- the LOC128203788 gene encoding ATPase family AAA domain-containing protein 3A-like isoform X1: MSWLFGYNNAPSGGQIPPGMIPPGPPGGGGDGGDKDKGKSRSDAYSFDSAALERAAKAAQTLERSPHAKDALQLSKAQELTLQLEHQAKIKVDIYAICEIFLNLSFSQELCLCVIFLDIGLKIIHTCFSSFSDPKHIIFEHAKYDCLNFVWQFNKTITLHSQETEAHIEQLKMEQARVMQEEKRKTLQEETKQNQQRSQYQDQLARKRYEDQLAQQARLNEENLKKQEESIQKQEQMKRSTMDYQAELNHKNDMKRIEAELRGKAQVERENADLIREKIRLKAQENRQTRLESIKTAGAVLGEGFRALISDWDKVTATVAGLTMAAAGIYGSKYGIGVAARYTEARLGKPSLVRETSRITVLETLKHPIQIGKKLFKKNEEVLTGIILKPTLEERLRDIAIATRHTKKNSGFYRNLLMYGPPGTGKTMFAKNLARHSGMDYAIMTGGDVAPMGKEGVSAMHKVFDWAQTSRKGVLLFVDEADAFLRKRNRELISEDMRATLNAFLYRTGEQSNKFMLVLASNTPEQFDWAINDRLDEMVEFILPDREERQRLVRHYFDKYVLQPAFEGKGRMKIAEFDYDLKCTEIADRIEGLSGREISKLGVAWQASAYASETGILTEEMIDEKVNDSLIAHSKKVVWQEDQTLYSYDTVNQTHNMSKKGASMAIPKSGSSAPETAT; the protein is encoded by the exons CCCGGGGATGATTCCCCCTGGACCACCAGGCGGCGGAGGAGACGGAGGGGATAAAGACAAGGGAAAATCGAGATCGGATGCCTACAGTTTTGATTCTGCAGCTTTGGAGAGGGCAGCAAAAGCTGCGCAAACATTGGAAAGATCAC CTCATGCAAAAGATGCACTTCAACTTTCAAAGGCGCAGGAGCTCACATTGCAGCTTGAACACCAAGCCAAAATCAAGGTAGACATCTATGCAAtctgtgaaatatttcttaactTGTCTTTTTCTCAGGAATTGTGTCTTTGTGTCATCTTCTTGGACATAGGGttgaaaataatacatacatgtttctCCTCCTTCAGTGACCCAAAACACATAATTTTTGAACATGCAAAATATGactgtttaaattttgtttggcagtttaataaaacaattacattacATTCACAGGAAACGGAGGCTCATATTGAACAGTTGAAAATGGAGCAGGCTCGGGTGATGCAGGAGGAGAAACGGAAGACGCTTCAGGAAGAGACGAAACAAAACCAGCAACGGTCACAGTACCAGGACCAGCTGGCGAGAAAACGATATGAGGATCAACTAGCTCAACAG GCCCGATTGAATGAAGAAAACTTGAAAAAACAAGAAGAGTCCATACAGAAACAAGAACAAATGAAAAGAT cAACTATGGACTACCAAGCAGAATTGAATCACAAAAATGACATGAAGCGTATAGAGGCCGAGTTGCGAGGCAAGGCGCAGGTTGAACGAGAAAATGCTGACCTCATCAGAGAGAAGATTAGGCTTAAAGCGCAGGAGAATAGACAGACCAGACTGGAATCAATCAA GACAGCCGGAGCTGTGTTGGGTGAAGGTTTTAGAGCTCTTATCTCTGACTGGGACAAGGTTACCGCCACT GTTGCTGGTCTAACAATGGCGGCTGCGGGTATTTATGGATCAAAATATGGTATTGGTGTGGCTGCAAGGTATACCGAGGCAAGATTGGGAAAACCATCACTGGTACGAGAAACATCGAGAATTACTGTGCTAGAAACATTGAAGCACCCCATACAG ATAGGAAAGAAACTTTTTAAGAAGAATGAAGAGGTGTTAACGGGAATTATTCTTAAA CCTACCTTAGAAGAGCGTCTTAGAGATATCGCCATAGCAACTAGACACACAAAGAAGAACAGTGGTTTCTATAGAAATCTGCTTATGTACGGTCCCCCTGGAACTGGTAAAACTATGTTTGCAAAG AACTTAGCTCGTCACTCTGGTATGGACTATGCCATTATGACCGGTGGTGATGTCGCCCCAATGGGTAAAGAAGGAGTTAGCGCCATGCATAAAGTCTTTGACTGGGCACAGACAAGCAGGAAAGG AGTGTTGCTGTTTGTTGATGAAGCTGATGCCTTTCTCCGAAAAAGAAACCGG GAGCTGATTAGTGAGGACATGAGGGCCACATTGAATGCCTTCCTGTACAGAACTGGGGAACAATCAAATAA ATTCATGCTGGTCCTTGCCAGTAACACGCCGGAGCAGTTTGACTGGGCAATCAATGACCGTCTGGATGAGATGGTAGAGTTCATCTTGCCGGATCGAGAAGAGAGGCAGCGTCTTGTCAGACACTACTTTGATAAATATGTTCTGCAGCCAGCATTTGAAGGCAAAGG CCGTATGAAGATCGCAGAATTTGATTATGACTTGAAATGTACGGAAATTGCGGATCGTATAGAAGGCCTGTCAGGGAGAGAGATCTCAAAACTGGGTGTGGCGTGGCAG GCATCAGCCTATGCTTCGGAGACGGGCATTCTCACAGAGGAGATGATTGACGAGAAGGTGAATGATTCCCTCATAGCTCATTCCAAGAAGGTGGTCTGGCAGGAGGACCAAACCTTGTACTCCTATGACACAGTGAATCAAACCCACAACATGTCCAAGAAAGGGGCTTCAATGGCCATACCAAAATCAGGGTCATCAGCTCCCGAGACCGCAACTTGA